One genomic window of Tribolium castaneum strain GA2 chromosome 10, icTriCast1.1, whole genome shotgun sequence includes the following:
- the LOC662594 gene encoding protein SET isoform X1, protein MSERLNVKKMKSSESSLSSDLIDSENHDSDIDSAIFQLEMVHIELDKLNEKENDEILTIEQKYKKLRQHYFNKRTEIIESIPDFWSTVFTSHPGICHILYEDEEDCLRHLQKLEVETADNIKSGYSIKLYFNENPYFKNDVLVKEFFYKQGQLSSISTKIEWKKPHPSTSSSKEGTSKSARKRSHSSQQTFFGWFANNEDASSDIIAEIIKDDIWVNSLHYYLVPDPDMEGNNDKEDDSTDSSSSDFEEEEMFESSQEKSTLQRNGLPAKGPRPVNKNIFNN, encoded by the exons atgtcagaaagactaaatgttaaaaaaatgaaatcgtcTGAAAGCTCCCTTAGTAGTGATTTAATTGATTCCGAGAATCACGATTCTGACATTGATTCTGCAATTTTCCAACTAGAAATGGTCCACATTGAATTAGATAAACTGAATGAGAAAGAAAACGACGAAATTTTAACAATAGaacaaaagtataaaaaattgcgccaacactattttaataaaCGAACCGAAATTATTGAATCAATTCCTGATTTTTGGTCAACTGTC TTTACTAGTCATCCCGGCATTTGCCACATTTTGTACGAAGACGAGGAAGATTGTTTACGACACCTCCAGAAATTGGAAGTCGAGACTGCGGACAATATTAAATCAGGCTACAGCATCAAGCTTTACTTTAACGAAAAcccgtattttaaaaatgacgttTTAGTCAaggaatttttctacaaacaag GACAATTGTCATCAATTAGTACAAAAATCGAATGGAAAAAACCCCATCCTTCCACCTCATCCTCAAAAGAAGGTACTTCGAAAAGCGCTCGGAAAAGGTCGCACTCAAGCCAGCAGACTTTTTTTGGTTGGTTTGCAAATAATGAAGACGCTTCGAGCGACATTATTGCCGAAATAATTAAAGACGATATTTGGGTGAATTCGCTCCACTATTATCTTGTTCCGGATCCCGACATGGAAGGGAATAACGACAAGGAAGATGATTCAACAGATTCAAGCTCTTCCGATTTTGAGGAAGAGGAGATGTTTGAAAGCAGTCAAGAAAAGTCAACTTTACAACGTAAT GGTCTACCGGCGAAGGGGCCTCGacc
- the LOC662594 gene encoding protein SETSIP isoform X2 codes for MSERLNVKKMKSSESSLSSDLIDSENHDSDIDSAIFQLEMVHIELDKLNEKENDEILTIEQKYKKLRQHYFNKRTEIIESIPDFWSTVFTSHPGICHILYEDEEDCLRHLQKLEVETADNIKSGYSIKLYFNENPYFKNDVLVKEFFYKQGQLSSISTKIEWKKPHPSTSSSKEGTSKSARKRSHSSQQTFFGWFANNEDASSDIIAEIIKDDIWVNSLHYYLVPDPDMEGNNDKEDDSTDSSSSDFEEEEMFESSQEKSTLQRSTGEGASTSK; via the exons atgtcagaaagactaaatgttaaaaaaatgaaatcgtcTGAAAGCTCCCTTAGTAGTGATTTAATTGATTCCGAGAATCACGATTCTGACATTGATTCTGCAATTTTCCAACTAGAAATGGTCCACATTGAATTAGATAAACTGAATGAGAAAGAAAACGACGAAATTTTAACAATAGaacaaaagtataaaaaattgcgccaacactattttaataaaCGAACCGAAATTATTGAATCAATTCCTGATTTTTGGTCAACTGTC TTTACTAGTCATCCCGGCATTTGCCACATTTTGTACGAAGACGAGGAAGATTGTTTACGACACCTCCAGAAATTGGAAGTCGAGACTGCGGACAATATTAAATCAGGCTACAGCATCAAGCTTTACTTTAACGAAAAcccgtattttaaaaatgacgttTTAGTCAaggaatttttctacaaacaag GACAATTGTCATCAATTAGTACAAAAATCGAATGGAAAAAACCCCATCCTTCCACCTCATCCTCAAAAGAAGGTACTTCGAAAAGCGCTCGGAAAAGGTCGCACTCAAGCCAGCAGACTTTTTTTGGTTGGTTTGCAAATAATGAAGACGCTTCGAGCGACATTATTGCCGAAATAATTAAAGACGATATTTGGGTGAATTCGCTCCACTATTATCTTGTTCCGGATCCCGACATGGAAGGGAATAACGACAAGGAAGATGATTCAACAGATTCAAGCTCTTCCGATTTTGAGGAAGAGGAGATGTTTGAAAGCAGTCAAGAAAAGTCAACTTTACAAC GGTCTACCGGCGAAGGGGCCTCGacc